One window from the genome of Epinephelus moara isolate mb chromosome 21, YSFRI_EMoa_1.0, whole genome shotgun sequence encodes:
- the ttc19 gene encoding tetratricopeptide repeat protein 19, mitochondrial: MAAFCVRRSVLSLSRFRCSGVHATRSSPGRGTIRPEKRSACWVNLSRHESFTRNFHNTQRGGGGGGGGGGGGGVLWAAVAFSLFSSTDEDQRDEAQRKEDDMILLLKKAKLSVYRGQLDAASGFLHQAVVLAHQTHNNQAIIYTYSLMANLAYVQGQLDNAEKLFKAAMSFMLSGGMPQDDNAIIEMSLKLATIYAEQNKVELVEHGFRFCTESLEAKLQKQEETPAEERTEEEEALRKETRLLLGLCLDSRARYRASTLHLNQAGQDYQNALNICRQEQGDTHPQTLVLMSDLATVLDLQGRHDDALALVQQAVDLSRSVGHPDQHVLLGNMAGILLHTGRLEDSVQFYHEALSLARQAGDQEAVEQIQEGLKEVKKRRNQESTEEEERKEEEAAAQE, translated from the exons ATGGCGGCGTTCTGTGTGCGCCGCTCCGTCCTCAGTCTGAGCAGGTTCAGGTGTTCAGGAGTGCACGCGACCCGGAGCTCACCTGgaag AGGAACTATCAGACCAGAGAAACGCTCGGCCTGCTGGGTAAATCTCAGCAGACATGAGTCCTTTACCAGAAACTTccacaacacacagagaggaggaggaggaggaggaggaggaggaggaggaggaggagtgctGTGGGCAGCTGTCG cATTCTCCTTGTTCAGCAGTACAGATGAAGACCAACGAGATGAAGCTCAGAGGAAAGAGGATGACATGATCCTGCTGCTGAAGAAGGCCAAG CTCAGTGTGTATCGGGGGCAGCTGGACGCCGCCTCTGGTTTCCTCCATCAGGCTGTCGTGCTGGCTCATCAGACTCACAACAACCAGGCCATCATCTACACCTACAGCCTG ATGGCAAACCTGGCCTACGTTCAGGGTCAGCTGGACAAC GCAGAGAAACTCTTCAAAGCAGCGATGAGCTTCATGCTATCAGGAGGAATGCCACAGGATGACAACGCCATCATCGAGATGTCTCTGAAACTCGCCACCATCTACGCTGAACAGAACAA ggtggAGCTTGTGGAGCACGGCTTCAGGTTTTGTACGGAGTCTCTGGAGGCCAAACTgcagaaacaggaggaaacaccTGCAGAGGAGCGGACAG aggaggaggaggctctgAGGAAGGAGACCCGCCTCCTGCTCGGTCTTTGTTTGGACTCACGGGCTCGATACCGGGCGTCAACGCTGCACCTGAACCAGGCCGGACAGGACTACCAGAATGCCCTGAACATCTGCCGCCAGGAGCAAggagacacacacccacag ACTCTGGTGCTGATGAGCGACCTGGCCACCGTCTTGGATCTTCAGGGTCGCCATGACGATGCCCTGGCGCTGGTTCAGCAGGCGGTGGATCTGAGCCGCTCCGTCGGACACCCGGACCAACACGTGCTGCTGGGAAACATGGCGGGTATCCTGCTGCACACAG GCCGACTGGAGGACTCGGTGCAGTTCTACCACGAGGCCCTGAGTCTGGCTCGGCAGGCCGGAGACCAGGAGGCCGTGGAGCAGATCCAGGAGGGACTGAAGgaggtgaagaagaggaggaaccaGGAGAgtacggaggaggaggagagaaaggaggaggaggctgcagcACAGGAGTGA